Proteins encoded by one window of Paenibacillus urinalis:
- a CDS encoding SRPBCC family protein — MVTLDTSIIIQAPIEHCFDAARNIRLHPVTVWKHTKEKAVAGVTDSFIECGQTVTFEATHFGVRQRLTSEVTAYKRPIYFTDEMQTGAFRSMTHQHFFSSLDHVYTQMKDVLIFEAPFGVLGKMAERWVLESYMKRFLEHRNKRLKEWLENEDAY; from the coding sequence ATGGTTACTTTGGACACGAGCATCATTATCCAGGCTCCAATAGAGCATTGCTTTGATGCCGCCAGAAATATCCGTCTTCATCCCGTAACGGTATGGAAGCATACCAAAGAAAAGGCTGTGGCAGGCGTTACAGACAGTTTCATTGAATGTGGTCAAACGGTAACCTTTGAGGCCACTCATTTTGGTGTCAGACAAAGACTGACTTCCGAAGTGACAGCCTACAAGCGCCCGATCTATTTTACTGACGAGATGCAAACGGGGGCATTTCGGAGCATGACCCATCAGCATTTTTTCTCATCTTTAGACCACGTGTATACCCAAATGAAGGATGTATTAATATTTGAAGCTCCTTTTGGAGTATTAGGGAAAATGGCGGAACGCTGGGTACTTGAGTCGTACATGAAGCGATTCTTGGAGCATCGGAATAAACGGCTAAAAGAGTGGTTAGAGAATGAGGACGCTTATTAA
- a CDS encoding GNAT family N-acetyltransferase: protein MIRLCSSVEMLEIYEIVNDASRAYKGIIPEDCYHEPYMPLDELQSEIESGVVFWGYELEGNLIGVMGIQDRGDVSLIRHAYVKTNSRQKGIGSMLLTHLLALTNKPVLIGTWADASWAIRFYNKHGFNRVSQEDKMRLLKTYWTVPDRQIETSVVLSNE from the coding sequence ATGATCAGGCTGTGTAGTTCCGTTGAAATGCTGGAAATCTATGAGATTGTTAATGATGCTTCGCGTGCTTATAAAGGAATCATACCCGAGGATTGCTATCACGAGCCTTATATGCCACTGGACGAGCTGCAGAGCGAGATCGAGAGCGGAGTTGTGTTTTGGGGATATGAGCTTGAAGGCAATCTGATTGGTGTCATGGGGATACAAGACCGGGGGGATGTTAGTTTGATCCGGCACGCATACGTCAAGACGAATTCTCGCCAAAAAGGTATCGGTTCCATGCTGCTGACCCACCTGCTTGCGCTTACGAATAAGCCTGTTCTAATAGGCACATGGGCAGATGCTTCATGGGCGATCCGCTTCTACAACAAACACGGGTTTAATAGGGTTTCTCAAGAGGATAAGATGAGATTGCTCAAGACTTATTGGACTGTACCTGACAGGCAAATTGAGACGTCCGTAGTATTGTCCAATGAATAA
- the codB gene encoding cytosine permease yields the protein MSKNDQEFSLQAVPRTQRNQFLKTLSVMLGFTFFSASMLAGGELGIGLSFTEFMLIVLAGNLVLGIYTGALAHIAAKTGLSTHLLAKYSFGEKGSYLPSFLLGFTQVGWFGVGVAMFAVPVAKAMNWDVNLLIFIFGMAMTASAIFGMKSLVILGYIAVPAIAILGSYSMLKGVDTLVGMQGLLDYTPTQTLSVAAAMTICIGSFISGGTLTPDFTRFAKSSKQAVIATVIAFFLGNSLMFLFGAVGAMAYNLADISEVMFLQGLLIPAIIVLGLNIWTTNDNALYASGLGFANITKISKKFFVIINGIVGTVFAMWMYNNFVGFLNVLGAAVPSIGAIIIADYFFVKRRTYKEYASMSFKKVNWLAMLAWAIGVAFAQLAPGITPLNALLGTAVVYIVLMSVFSTKVSNEKVMTNDHTEREIAG from the coding sequence ATGAGTAAGAACGATCAAGAGTTTTCGTTGCAGGCGGTACCGAGAACGCAGAGAAATCAATTTTTGAAGACACTATCTGTTATGCTGGGTTTCACATTCTTCTCGGCCAGTATGCTGGCAGGCGGAGAGCTGGGCATTGGCCTGAGCTTCACTGAGTTTATGCTGATCGTGCTGGCGGGGAACTTGGTGCTCGGTATTTACACGGGCGCACTCGCACACATTGCGGCCAAGACGGGGCTCTCAACCCACTTGCTGGCTAAATATTCTTTTGGTGAAAAAGGCTCCTATCTGCCTTCCTTCCTGCTTGGCTTTACACAGGTCGGCTGGTTCGGCGTAGGTGTAGCGATGTTTGCAGTTCCGGTCGCGAAGGCGATGAACTGGGATGTGAATTTACTCATCTTCATCTTCGGTATGGCGATGACAGCTTCTGCAATCTTTGGTATGAAATCGTTGGTAATCCTGGGCTATATCGCGGTTCCAGCGATCGCTATATTGGGTAGTTACTCGATGCTTAAGGGTGTTGATACACTTGTCGGCATGCAAGGCTTGCTTGATTACACACCAACACAAACCTTGTCTGTGGCTGCGGCGATGACGATCTGTATCGGGTCCTTTATTAGCGGAGGGACGCTTACGCCGGACTTTACCCGGTTTGCCAAATCATCCAAGCAGGCGGTCATTGCAACTGTTATTGCCTTTTTCCTGGGCAACTCGTTAATGTTCCTGTTCGGCGCGGTTGGTGCCATGGCTTATAACTTGGCCGATATTTCCGAAGTCATGTTCCTGCAGGGGCTGCTCATTCCGGCAATTATTGTACTGGGCTTAAATATTTGGACGACCAATGACAATGCTTTATATGCATCAGGTCTAGGCTTTGCGAACATTACGAAGATTTCCAAGAAGTTCTTTGTTATTATAAATGGTATTGTCGGCACAGTATTTGCGATGTGGATGTACAACAATTTTGTCGGCTTTCTGAATGTGCTGGGTGCTGCGGTACCATCCATCGGTGCAATCATTATCGCTGACTACTTTTTCGTCAAACGCAGAACATACAAGGAATATGCCAGCATGAGCTTTAAAAAGGTAAACTGGTTAGCAATGCTCGCTTGGGCGATCGGGGTTGCTTTTGCACAGCTCGCTCCAGGCATTACGCCGCTTAATGCGTTATTGGGCACAGCCGTCGTATACATCGTACTCATGTCCGTATTCTCAACAAAAGTATCTAATGAAAAGGTGATGACAAATGATCATACAGAACGCGAAATTGCGGGGTAA
- a CDS encoding cytosine deaminase, producing MIIQNAKLRGKEGLWNILVTDGKFEQITQESITSTNDEVLDVNGSLVLPPFIEPHIHLDTTLTAGEPEWNLSGTLFEGIQRWSERKASLTHEDVKTRSKTALKWQIAQGIQHVRTHVDVTDPSLTAVKAMLEVKEEMAPYVDIQLVAFPQEGILSYPNGAELMEEALKMGVDVVGGIPHFEFTREYGVESMKIAFDLAEKYDRLVDIHCDEIDDEQSRFVEVVAKEAYERGYGARTTASHTTAMGSYNDAYTYKLFRLLKMAGLNFVSNPLVNIHLQGRFDTYPKRRGLTRVKELQEAGLNICFGHDDIFDPWYPLGTGNMLQVLHMGIHASQLLGYDQIVNSIDLITTNSAKTLHIEDKYGIESGKPASFIVLSAENEYEAVRKQAAVLYSFKEGRKIAETKPQQASIILGDGPEQVSFNK from the coding sequence ATGATCATACAGAACGCGAAATTGCGGGGTAAAGAGGGCCTGTGGAATATCCTCGTGACAGATGGAAAGTTCGAACAAATTACACAGGAATCCATAACAAGCACGAACGATGAGGTACTCGACGTCAACGGTTCCCTTGTACTGCCTCCATTTATTGAGCCGCATATTCACCTTGACACAACCTTGACAGCAGGTGAGCCGGAGTGGAACCTGAGCGGTACGCTCTTTGAAGGAATTCAGCGCTGGTCGGAGCGCAAGGCTTCTTTGACGCATGAGGATGTGAAGACACGCTCCAAGACTGCACTCAAATGGCAGATTGCTCAAGGTATTCAGCATGTTCGTACGCATGTCGATGTAACGGATCCAAGCCTGACTGCAGTCAAAGCGATGCTCGAAGTGAAGGAAGAGATGGCGCCTTATGTAGATATCCAGCTTGTGGCTTTCCCTCAGGAAGGCATTCTCTCGTATCCGAATGGGGCCGAGCTGATGGAAGAGGCACTGAAGATGGGCGTTGATGTGGTTGGCGGCATTCCACACTTCGAATTTACGAGAGAATATGGCGTAGAGTCGATGAAGATTGCGTTTGATCTTGCCGAGAAATATGACCGGCTCGTAGATATCCACTGTGATGAGATCGATGATGAGCAGTCCCGGTTCGTAGAGGTTGTGGCGAAGGAAGCCTATGAGCGCGGATATGGTGCACGCACAACTGCGAGTCACACGACAGCAATGGGCTCCTACAATGATGCCTATACTTATAAGCTGTTCAGATTGTTAAAAATGGCCGGACTGAACTTTGTATCCAATCCACTCGTGAACATCCACCTTCAAGGACGTTTTGATACGTATCCGAAGAGAAGAGGACTGACTCGTGTGAAGGAGCTTCAGGAGGCAGGTCTTAATATCTGCTTCGGGCATGATGATATCTTTGATCCATGGTATCCGCTTGGAACAGGCAATATGCTGCAAGTGCTGCATATGGGAATTCATGCATCACAGCTTCTTGGCTACGATCAGATCGTTAATTCGATTGACCTGATTACAACGAATAGTGCAAAAACGCTGCACATCGAAGATAAATATGGCATCGAATCCGGCAAACCGGCGAGCTTTATTGTACTCTCCGCGGAGAATGAATATGAGGCTGTACGCAAACAGGCTGCTGTTCTGTATTCCTTCAAAGAAGGCCGTAAAATTGCAGAAACAAAGCCACAGCAGGCATCCATAATTCTTGGTGATGGTCCTGAGCAAGTCAGCTTTAACAAGTAA
- a CDS encoding DUF4269 domain-containing protein, which produces MQNKHLYKDIRYLIEGNEVQQEVYRVLTQFKVMDKLEVYDPILTGTVPIAVDIEGSDLDIICEVHDFFEFNQRLTDQFGEYEGFKISEKIVDGIKRMKASFKLEDWDIEVFGQPIPTSEQNAYRHMLIEDRFLRLAGDDFANQVISLKRQGMKTEPAFAFLLYLNGDPYESLFELDNWSDEEIRLVGESYSNIICRVSDFVKNRVYSYKPSKDHIDPIFGPNAEYSYQRYIDDHNIFVSQGWNENVAHLTIHGKDEFTFKCTLLDVKKENPSLISALEASVVGDDDEDYEYFDADPSFLAVEVRDVEWKCHLPEESRELGEKFYTFVNSFLNHHFDNRSSDIKEVEPVKEYIEKDLWYLLKFPFEGKTYIRTRQLW; this is translated from the coding sequence ATGCAAAACAAACATTTATATAAAGACATACGTTATTTAATAGAAGGGAATGAAGTGCAACAGGAAGTATATCGAGTCCTAACACAGTTCAAAGTCATGGATAAATTGGAAGTTTATGATCCCATTCTTACAGGAACTGTTCCCATTGCAGTTGACATAGAGGGAAGCGATCTGGATATCATTTGCGAGGTGCATGATTTCTTCGAATTTAATCAGCGGCTCACAGACCAATTTGGAGAATACGAAGGCTTTAAAATATCCGAGAAAATCGTAGACGGCATCAAACGAATGAAGGCCAGTTTTAAATTAGAGGATTGGGATATTGAGGTATTTGGTCAGCCGATTCCTACTTCTGAACAAAATGCATACAGGCATATGCTCATTGAAGACCGATTTCTCAGACTGGCAGGAGATGATTTTGCGAATCAAGTGATATCCCTTAAGAGACAGGGTATGAAGACAGAGCCAGCCTTTGCCTTTTTGTTATATCTGAACGGAGATCCGTATGAATCATTGTTTGAGCTTGATAATTGGTCTGATGAAGAAATTAGACTGGTAGGGGAGAGTTATTCAAATATCATCTGCCGAGTCAGTGATTTTGTAAAAAATCGTGTATATTCTTATAAACCGTCAAAGGATCATATCGATCCTATTTTTGGTCCAAATGCCGAATACAGTTATCAGCGTTATATAGACGATCATAACATATTCGTGTCCCAAGGATGGAATGAGAATGTAGCTCATCTGACGATCCATGGCAAAGACGAGTTTACCTTCAAATGCACCTTGCTTGATGTGAAAAAAGAAAACCCTTCGCTCATTTCTGCCTTGGAAGCAAGCGTTGTCGGGGATGATGATGAGGATTATGAATACTTCGATGCTGATCCTTCATTTCTAGCTGTTGAAGTTCGAGATGTGGAATGGAAGTGCCATCTTCCCGAAGAATCTAGGGAGCTGGGAGAGAAATTTTACACTTTTGTCAACTCCTTTCTAAATCATCATTTTGACAATCGATCCTCTGATATCAAAGAAGTGGAACCTGTGAAGGAATATATCGAGAAGGATCTTTGGTATTTGCTGAAGTTTCCATTTGAAGGGAAGACCTATATCCGAACTAGACAGCTATGGTAA
- the pgmB gene encoding beta-phosphoglucomutase, whose translation MKAVIFDLDGVITDTAEYHYLAWKSLADELGLPFDKEYNEKLKGVSRMESLELILALGNTEYTDEEKYQLADQKNELYKEMIKKVTPADLLPGIESLLKELREAGILIALASASKNAPFILDRLEVTHYFNHVVDVTQIKNGKPDPEIFLTGAAKLGVLPADCVGVEDAEAGIESIRSAGMYAVGVGTPAQMQKADLIVASTSELTLDLLKSSHANRA comes from the coding sequence ATGAAAGCAGTTATTTTTGATCTTGATGGCGTGATCACCGATACGGCAGAGTACCACTACCTTGCCTGGAAGAGCCTAGCGGATGAGCTCGGCCTTCCTTTCGATAAAGAATATAACGAGAAACTGAAAGGCGTAAGCCGAATGGAGTCTCTTGAGCTAATTCTTGCACTTGGGAATACTGAGTATACAGATGAAGAGAAGTATCAGCTGGCTGATCAGAAGAATGAACTGTACAAAGAAATGATTAAAAAGGTAACACCGGCAGATCTTCTGCCCGGCATTGAGAGCCTGCTCAAGGAATTAAGGGAAGCCGGTATCCTTATCGCACTGGCCTCTGCGAGCAAGAATGCACCGTTTATTCTAGATCGGCTTGAAGTGACGCATTACTTCAATCATGTCGTTGACGTCACACAAATTAAGAATGGCAAGCCTGATCCAGAAATCTTCTTGACTGGCGCAGCCAAGCTGGGGGTTCTCCCTGCTGATTGTGTTGGCGTAGAAGATGCAGAAGCAGGCATCGAATCTATTCGATCCGCTGGCATGTATGCCGTGGGTGTCGGTACACCTGCTCAAATGCAAAAAGCCGATCTTATTGTAGCTTCGACCTCAGAGCTAACTCTGGACTTACTGAAGTCTAGTCATGCAAATAGAGCTTAA
- a CDS encoding glycoside hydrolase family 65 protein — protein MSYKRIFDIDAWKISTTELNKEDLRLQESMTSIGNGYMGMRGNFEETYSGDHHQGTYISGVWFPDKTKVGWWKNGYPHYFGKVINAMNFIGIRVLINGAEVDLYTDAVTDFYQELDMKEGILRRSFTVNGQVRIETERFLSISKLELCLIDYRVTNLTDQNMNVELIPYLDADTKNEDSNYEESFWVEADRKVGEPYVSLAATTKENPFGVERFTVNSTMGIVTDNVTSKKIKEAALFAAVHYVYDVAPQAAAAIQKFVIVTTSRDMNTDQLIPTAESMMMEAMNKGYNLLKEEHVNAWAERWDKADIEISGDIEAQQGIRFNIFQLFSTYYGHDERLNIGPKGFTGEKYGGATYWDTEAYAVPMYLALADKRVTENLLRYRHNQLAGAHHNARQQGLKGALYPMVTFTGVECHNEWEITFEEIHRNGAIAYAIYNYTNYTGDTSYLVNEGIEVLVEISRFWADRVHYSKRTGKYMIHGVTGPNEYENNVNNNWYTNKIAAWVLKYTMDSLSKVSETRTQELGLTESELAKWSDIVEHMYFPYDEELGVFVQHDTFLDKDLRPVSSLAKEELPLNQKWSWDKILRSPFIKQADVLQGIYFFGDQFTLEEKERNFSFYEPMTVHESSLSPSIHAVLAAELKMEEKAVEMYKRTARLDLDNYNNDTEDGLHITSMTGSWLAIVQGFAGMRTYNETLSFSPFLPKGWTKYKFHINYRDRLLNISVEQDEVKITLVSGEPLTMELYGEEVVITNESALVTTIAS, from the coding sequence ATGTCATATAAACGAATTTTTGATATTGATGCCTGGAAGATCTCCACAACGGAGCTTAACAAAGAGGACCTGCGCTTGCAGGAGAGCATGACTTCCATCGGTAACGGCTATATGGGAATGCGAGGTAATTTTGAAGAAACGTATTCCGGTGATCATCATCAAGGTACTTACATTTCCGGTGTATGGTTCCCGGATAAGACGAAGGTCGGCTGGTGGAAAAATGGCTATCCGCACTATTTCGGCAAAGTAATCAATGCTATGAATTTTATCGGGATCCGTGTTCTTATCAACGGTGCTGAAGTCGATCTGTATACAGATGCAGTAACTGATTTCTATCAAGAGCTCGACATGAAGGAAGGTATTCTTCGTCGCTCATTTACGGTAAATGGACAGGTTCGAATTGAAACCGAGCGCTTCCTCAGCATATCGAAGCTGGAGCTGTGTCTGATTGATTATCGTGTCACCAATCTTACGGATCAAAACATGAATGTGGAGCTGATCCCTTATCTGGATGCAGATACAAAGAATGAAGACTCGAACTACGAGGAATCATTCTGGGTTGAAGCGGATCGCAAAGTCGGCGAGCCCTATGTCAGCCTTGCAGCTACAACAAAAGAAAATCCATTTGGTGTAGAACGCTTCACTGTCAATTCAACCATGGGTATTGTCACAGATAACGTAACTTCCAAAAAGATAAAAGAAGCTGCCCTCTTCGCCGCAGTTCATTATGTGTATGACGTTGCTCCACAGGCTGCAGCAGCGATTCAGAAATTTGTCATTGTCACAACTTCACGTGATATGAATACAGACCAGCTGATTCCTACGGCTGAGAGCATGATGATGGAAGCGATGAATAAGGGCTACAACCTGCTGAAAGAGGAGCATGTCAATGCTTGGGCTGAGCGCTGGGACAAAGCCGATATCGAAATCTCCGGCGATATTGAAGCTCAGCAAGGAATCCGCTTCAACATCTTCCAGCTCTTCTCTACTTACTATGGTCATGATGAGCGTTTGAATATCGGTCCTAAAGGCTTCACAGGGGAGAAATACGGCGGTGCAACGTACTGGGATACTGAAGCTTATGCCGTACCTATGTACTTGGCGCTTGCAGATAAGCGCGTAACCGAGAACCTGCTGCGTTATCGCCATAACCAGCTGGCAGGTGCACATCACAATGCACGTCAGCAAGGTCTGAAGGGCGCCCTATATCCAATGGTAACTTTCACAGGGGTAGAGTGTCATAACGAGTGGGAAATTACGTTTGAAGAAATTCATCGTAACGGAGCTATTGCCTATGCAATCTATAATTATACAAACTATACCGGAGACACCAGCTATCTGGTGAATGAAGGTATCGAAGTACTTGTTGAAATCAGCCGCTTCTGGGCAGATCGGGTTCATTACTCCAAGCGCACTGGCAAGTATATGATTCATGGCGTTACCGGACCAAATGAATATGAGAACAATGTTAACAATAACTGGTACACGAACAAGATCGCAGCTTGGGTATTGAAATATACAATGGACAGCTTGTCTAAAGTTTCCGAAACAAGAACACAAGAGCTTGGATTAACGGAGAGCGAACTGGCGAAATGGTCAGATATCGTAGAGCATATGTACTTCCCGTATGACGAAGAGCTGGGTGTATTTGTCCAGCATGATACTTTCCTGGATAAGGACCTCCGTCCAGTATCCTCGCTTGCGAAGGAAGAACTGCCGTTGAACCAGAAATGGTCTTGGGATAAGATCCTCCGTTCGCCTTTTATTAAGCAGGCAGATGTACTTCAAGGAATTTATTTCTTCGGAGATCAGTTCACATTGGAGGAAAAAGAACGCAACTTCAGCTTCTATGAGCCGATGACAGTACACGAATCATCTCTGTCCCCTTCCATCCATGCCGTGCTTGCTGCCGAGCTGAAAATGGAAGAAAAAGCAGTAGAAATGTACAAACGCACCGCGCGTCTGGACCTGGATAACTACAATAATGATACAGAGGACGGTCTGCATATTACTTCTATGACAGGAAGCTGGCTTGCAATCGTTCAAGGATTTGCCGGGATGCGCACGTATAATGAGACTCTCAGCTTCTCACCTTTCCTTCCAAAAGGCTGGACGAAATACAAGTTCCACATTAACTACCGGGATCGTCTGCTGAATATCAGTGTAGAACAAGACGAAGTGAAGATTACACTGGTATCCGGTGAGCCACTCACGATGGAATTGTATGGAGAAGAAGTCGTGATTACGAATGAGTCTGCATTAGTAACAACAATCGCATCTTAA
- a CDS encoding LacI family DNA-binding transcriptional regulator — translation MAVTIKDIAKRANVATSTVSRVIQDSPKISEATKARVRKEMKALGYEPNYSAQSLANRMTQSLGIIMPEADVSIFQNPFFLESIRGISELSNEKNFTMAIVTGRDDTELLSRVRMMTRANRVDGFIVLYSKPEDPVVDFFHHEKIPYTVIGKPQQYVSETTHVDNDNFQAGKDVVTYLYELGHRRIAYVGADTARTVHKERVRGYQAALGELNLEWDSRYLIGTSFTNDDIAALFQLDTPPTAMIVGDDIVALPLQRTLQQIGVRLPEQCSLISFNNLTLADMMNPPLTSVDIDIFKLGYQAAKSLIEKIQDPKEMTKHIIVPHRIVERASCTRINEERL, via the coding sequence ATGGCAGTAACAATTAAAGATATTGCTAAACGAGCCAATGTTGCTACTTCCACCGTATCCCGGGTCATTCAGGACAGCCCCAAGATTAGTGAGGCTACCAAGGCACGGGTTCGTAAAGAGATGAAAGCGCTTGGATATGAACCGAATTATTCGGCGCAGAGCTTGGCCAACCGAATGACGCAGTCCCTAGGCATTATTATGCCTGAAGCGGATGTATCTATATTCCAGAATCCGTTTTTTCTTGAGAGCATTCGGGGCATCAGTGAACTATCTAATGAAAAAAACTTTACAATGGCCATTGTGACCGGCAGAGATGATACTGAACTCTTGTCTCGTGTAAGAATGATGACGAGGGCTAACCGGGTGGACGGTTTTATCGTCCTGTACTCCAAGCCCGAAGACCCGGTTGTTGATTTTTTTCATCACGAAAAAATCCCCTACACGGTTATTGGTAAGCCTCAGCAATACGTCAGCGAAACGACCCATGTAGATAATGACAATTTCCAGGCAGGGAAGGATGTTGTTACATACCTGTATGAGCTCGGTCATCGCCGAATTGCTTATGTTGGAGCAGATACAGCAAGGACTGTGCACAAGGAGCGGGTACGCGGATATCAAGCCGCACTTGGCGAACTGAATTTGGAGTGGGATTCCCGTTACTTGATCGGGACATCGTTCACCAATGACGATATTGCCGCCCTGTTCCAATTGGATACACCTCCTACGGCTATGATTGTCGGTGACGATATTGTCGCGCTGCCATTGCAAAGGACACTTCAGCAAATCGGGGTACGTCTTCCGGAACAATGCTCCTTGATCAGCTTCAATAACCTAACTCTTGCCGATATGATGAATCCGCCTCTCACGTCTGTAGATATCGATATATTCAAGCTGGGTTACCAGGCCGCTAAGAGCCTCATCGAGAAGATTCAGGATCCGAAAGAAATGACCAAGCATATTATTGTGCCGCACCGAATTGTGGAACGCGCCTCATGTACGAGGATAAATGAAGAACGATTATAA
- a CDS encoding PTS transporter subunit IIBC produces MKKLLSFEFWQKFGKALLVVVAVMPAAGIMISLGKVIAMFAENIAFLVTVGGVMENLGWGIITNLHILFAVAIGGSWAKERAGGAFAALIAFILINITTGTILGVSNDMLSQEGATTTTLFGQMITVDGYFTSVLGAPALNMGVFVGIISGFLGAVIFNKYYNYRKLPEALAFFNGKRFVPFVVILWSVIVAIVMSAFWPFIQTGINSFGKWLATSGESAPFIAPFLYGTLERVLLPFGLHHMLTIPVNYTELGGIYTVLTGGNAGGTVAGQDPLWLAWASDLANLHGADPMAYQQLMDTVTPARFKVGQMIAGAGILMGIALAMYRRVDKDKRSKYKSMFLSAGLAVFLTGVTEPLEFMFMFAAPLLYGVYAVITGLAFGMADIIDLRLHSFGMIELLTRIPLSINAGLVADIINFVITTVVFFAGSYFIAYFMIGKFKMATPGRLGNYTDEESDKTAATAEAAGENIPAAATAGDDLPAQIIATLGGPSNIVDVDACMTRLRITVNDVNAVGNEEEWKKLGALGLIKKDNGIQAIYGPKADVLKSDIQDRLG; encoded by the coding sequence ATGAAAAAACTTCTGTCTTTTGAGTTTTGGCAAAAATTCGGTAAAGCCTTGCTAGTCGTCGTTGCCGTTATGCCGGCTGCAGGGATCATGATTTCGCTTGGCAAAGTGATCGCGATGTTTGCGGAAAATATCGCATTCCTTGTCACTGTCGGTGGTGTCATGGAGAACCTCGGCTGGGGGATTATTACCAACCTTCATATCTTGTTCGCTGTCGCGATCGGTGGATCGTGGGCAAAAGAAAGAGCAGGAGGGGCGTTTGCGGCACTTATCGCCTTCATTCTGATCAATATTACAACCGGTACCATTCTTGGCGTATCCAATGATATGCTGAGCCAGGAAGGTGCAACCACTACGACGCTGTTTGGTCAAATGATTACGGTAGATGGTTACTTCACCTCTGTACTTGGTGCTCCTGCACTGAATATGGGTGTGTTCGTCGGTATAATTTCTGGTTTCCTTGGAGCCGTTATCTTCAATAAATATTATAACTATCGTAAGCTTCCAGAAGCGCTGGCCTTCTTTAACGGTAAACGGTTCGTTCCGTTTGTTGTCATTCTGTGGTCCGTTATTGTTGCGATAGTAATGTCTGCATTTTGGCCGTTTATTCAAACCGGAATTAACAGCTTCGGTAAATGGTTAGCGACTTCAGGGGAGTCTGCACCGTTCATTGCCCCATTCCTATACGGAACACTGGAGCGTGTGCTGCTGCCATTTGGGCTTCACCACATGCTGACGATCCCCGTCAACTATACCGAGCTTGGCGGAATTTACACGGTACTCACTGGCGGCAATGCCGGCGGTACAGTTGCTGGACAAGATCCACTATGGCTCGCTTGGGCAAGTGACCTTGCCAATCTGCATGGTGCAGATCCAATGGCGTATCAGCAGCTTATGGACACCGTAACACCAGCTCGTTTCAAAGTAGGTCAAATGATTGCTGGCGCTGGTATTCTGATGGGTATTGCACTTGCGATGTATCGCAGAGTGGATAAGGACAAGCGTTCCAAATACAAATCGATGTTCTTGTCTGCCGGTCTTGCGGTATTCCTGACAGGAGTTACAGAGCCACTTGAGTTCATGTTTATGTTTGCTGCACCGCTGCTTTACGGTGTATATGCGGTCATTACTGGCCTTGCCTTTGGTATGGCTGATATTATTGACCTGAGACTTCATTCGTTCGGTATGATCGAATTGCTGACTAGAATTCCGCTATCGATCAATGCAGGCCTTGTTGCCGATATCATTAACTTTGTCATTACAACCGTTGTATTCTTTGCAGGCTCCTACTTTATCGCTTACTTCATGATTGGTAAATTTAAGATGGCTACACCAGGACGTCTTGGGAATTATACGGATGAAGAGTCCGATAAAACAGCAGCTACTGCAGAAGCTGCAGGAGAGAACATTCCTGCTGCTGCAACCGCTGGAGATGATCTTCCGGCCCAAATCATAGCCACGCTCGGGGGCCCATCTAACATTGTGGATGTGGATGCTTGCATGACTCGCCTGCGGATTACGGTGAATGATGTAAATGCAGTGGGTAACGAAGAGGAGTGGAAGAAGCTCGGAGCTCTTGGATTGATTAAGAAGGATAACGGTATTCAAGCCATTTATGGTCCAAAAGCCGACGTTCTGAAGTCCGATATTCAAGACAGACTAGGGTGA